The DNA window TAACTGGTGTTCCCTTGGATTCACCTATACAAAATGAATCTTCAGAAACTCCTATTGTAACTGAAGAACATCCTTGGGAGAATAGCAAACTCACCATTAAATGTATTCGTATTGAATTTACGGATGGTACAGAGATAAGAAACCGTGGTACTAATCTGTCAGCAGCTATTGAGTTGCTTCGTAAACTTACTCTGTGATATGTTTGGTCTGACCGGTAACTATAATTATTATATCAATCAAGGTTCCACCGATATGCGGTGCGGTATTGATAAATTGTCCTACATTGTACGAACGAAAATGCGTAAAGATCCTTGTAGTGGCGATGTCTTTATCTTTATGTCGAAGAGCCGTAAGGTGGTAAAAATCCTGCGTGCTGAAAGAAATGCTTTTGTACTTTACGAAAAGCGTTTAACCAAAGAACGTTACTTACGTCCTGTTTATAATGAAGAAACAGGCTGTTATCAGATGAGTTGGAACAGTTTTGTGCTGTTGATTCAAGGCGTAGTGCGCAAAGAATTATTAATGTCTTCTACATGATTAATTATCTAATAATCAGTTATTTAGTATGCTATTTAGTTGGTTAATTCGCTAAGAATTAGTATCTTTACATCATGAACGAGATGGATTATCAAGTAGTTTTAGC is part of the uncultured Bacteroides sp. genome and encodes:
- the tnpB gene encoding IS66 family insertion sequence element accessory protein TnpB (TnpB, as the term is used for proteins encoded by IS66 family insertion elements, is considered an accessory protein, since TnpC, encoded by a neighboring gene, is a DDE family transposase.), whose translation is MFGLTGNYNYYINQGSTDMRCGIDKLSYIVRTKMRKDPCSGDVFIFMSKSRKVVKILRAERNAFVLYEKRLTKERYLRPVYNEETGCYQMSWNSFVLLIQGVVRKELLMSST